CTGTGCCGGTACTCACGTTGCAAATACAGAAGAAATTGGCGGGATAACAATTACCGAAAACAAGAACATGGGCTCAGAGAAGCAGCGGATTTATTTTCATCTAGAAAACAAATGAGCGCTTTCGCATAACACATGCTCATACCCTGAAATCATCTGCGCTTTTCGCGGGTGTTGCGAAAGGTTATATTGGTTATGGGAACAGCTGAGAACGCGTGTCGGTGATGAAGGCTCTTGTCTTGACAGCAGGAAGAGGAAAAAGACTCAGGCCGTTGACCGCTAGTAGATCCAAGTCAATGCTGATGATTGCCGGTCGTCCTGTACTACAGTATATCATTGATAGCCTCAAGGCTAATGGAATCAAAGATATCATCATTGTCCTTGGGCATGGCAGGGAACAGATTGTAGATCATTTTCAACACGGCGGGGATCAAGAAGTTCAGATTGGATATGTTCTGCAGCACGAACAAAAAGGTGTAGAGCATGCAATGCTAACGGCCGCTCCTGAATTAGAGGATGAAGATGAGTTCCTACTTGTGAATGGAGACGTTCTCGTAGAAGATGAAATGGTGTCACGGACACTCAACAATCACGAGAACATGAATGCGGATATCACGATGCTGGTGACACTGGTATCCAACCCTACACAGTTTGGCACGGTCAAAATGGGACGGAATGGACGTGTTGAAAAACTGGTCGAAAAAGGTGGTCCTGAGCGATATGTTAGCAACTACGCCGTTGCGGGTGTCTCTGTGTTCACGAGCGAAATCTTCGATATGCTACGAGAACATGAAACGATGGAAAACGCCATTGGCAAGATGATCAAAAACGAAAGGCGAATCGTTAGTACTGTCTGGGAGAAGGAATGGGCTGAATTTACTTGGCCATGGGACATTCTGAAAGCAAACAGAATTGTAATGGACCGTAAGTTGAAAGGACGAGGCAGTTTCATCGCTGAATCTGTTGAAGTTGGCAAGAACGTTGTTATTGAAGGCCCCGTGTACATAGATGAGGATGCAATTATCCGCCCTGGTACAACGCTCAGAGGCCCACTTTATATTGGTAAGAGAGTACATATTGGAAATAATTCCTTGATACGAGATTACTCTTGTCTGTGTGATGATGTTCACATCGGATATTCTGTTGAAATCCGAAACTCCATGGTTTTCGAGAAGGTAAATGTCGGCAGAATGACATACGTAGCAGACTCGATGGTAGGTGCCAAGAGCTGCATAGAAGCAGGAGCACAGTTGTGGAACTGGAGACCCGGATCGGAGCCATTCTATTTTGAAAATGACGATGAGAGAATTGAGGTACCTTTAAGCAAAATCGGTGGTATCATTGGAGATAACGTGGTGATTGGTGTGAATGCGTCTCTTTACCCTGCTGTAAAGAT
The sequence above is drawn from the Candidatus Thorarchaeota archaeon genome and encodes:
- a CDS encoding NTP transferase domain-containing protein; this translates as MTAGRGKRLRPLTASRSKSMLMIAGRPVLQYIIDSLKANGIKDIIIVLGHGREQIVDHFQHGGDQEVQIGYVLQHEQKGVEHAMLTAAPELEDEDEFLLVNGDVLVEDEMVSRTLNNHENMNADITMLVTLVSNPTQFGTVKMGRNGRVEKLVEKGGPERYVSNYAVAGVSVFTSEIFDMLREHETMENAIGKMIKNERRIVSTVWEKEWAEFTWPWDILKANRIVMDRKLKGRGSFIAESVEVGKNVVIEGPVYIDEDAIIRPGTTLRGPLYIGKRVHIGNNSLIRDYSCLCDDVHIGYSVEIRNSMVFEKVNVGRMTYVADSMVGAKSCIEAGAQLWNWRPGSEPFYFENDDERIEVPLSKIGGIIGDNVVIGVNASLYPAVKIGEESMISPGCVIDRNIPPRKNVSVKQKLIISDRKDETS